In Cotesia glomerata isolate CgM1 linkage group LG1, MPM_Cglom_v2.3, whole genome shotgun sequence, one genomic interval encodes:
- the LOC123275244 gene encoding uncharacterized protein LOC123275244 → MVVLFLVLSVNKYNKMFILRENTREKVNPFCVPLAIVIMIMINGINVTITQTVDPIPHRELIGETPATEDTPTTEVVTDNATVENQTDKPIVINYWMMKMGDIKEDLLGIQAVVVKDEDAEAACSEGKMRSRRRFLMCAGSILHRNRILTTASCLHEAMHIKHNIRAPLAVVIAPLRTSVQVIRVAEYKIHPEHNTNPYSPDHMKHNIAILSLACRISTVNYNKIYLPTEPMTHICTEENCVLAVYTKTRHELVIHQIQAPQIPINYRKRRSINENKFINPNHTGLIDINSNVKKLVKRSSDGTSECAQTGAAVMVNRNQTAVVAISCDDRQKDGKWYYTDLFYNTNWISDVLNDWNKPHENKQSVPNRITGAPTANDNATNPRGCGNCIFNFYISVGCKEKGNCPKGSRVMTNGPTASHNVRQVTNREFIDNWSHANQDPNRWSKQAITNDNIQQTLQPPVAKCRDNSPECLNSVGNQDVFKPLSVFRNGDIPIIVRAQNQSIINRYGQYHPAYDGLRRFGNHPWIVRKVKKNQKQALFALRNSANKKYIKGEMGNGLRRRHVSSSGKTNEQVRNRKHAKS, encoded by the exons ATGGTCGTACTCTTTCTTGTTctaagtgtaaataaatacaataaaatgtttatattaAGAGAAAATACCCGTGAAAAAGTAAATCCGTTTTGCGTTCCATTAGCAATAGtcattatgattatgataaaTGGAATAAATGTAACTATTACGCAAACCGTTGATCCTATTCCTCATCGCGAATTAATAGGAGAAACACCCGCCACGGAAGATACGCCGACAACAGAAGTTGTTACTGATAATGCGACTGTCGAGAATCAAACAGATAAGCCAATTGTCATTAATTATTGGATGATGAAGATGGGTGACATTAAGGAAGATTTATTGGGTATTCAGGCGGTTGTTGTTAAGGATGAAGACGCCGAGGCGGCTTGTTCTGAAGGAAAAATGAGATC TCGTCGCCGTTTTTTAATGTGTGCTGGGTCTATTTTGCATCGCAATCGCATACTGACAACGGCTTCATGTTTGCACGAGGCCATGCATATAAA gcACAATATTCGTGCTCCACTGGCGGTGGTAATTGCGCCACTAAGAACCTCCGTCCAAGTAATAAGAGTTGCTGAGTACAAAATTCATCCGGAACATAATACCAATCCTTACAGTCCAGATCATATGAAACATAATATTGCAATTTTGAGTTTAGCTTGTAGAATTTCAACAgttaattataacaaaatcTATTTACCAACAGAACCTATGACACACATTTGTACTGAAGAAAATTGTGTACTTGCTGTTTATACGAAGACTAGACAC gaactCGTGATTCATCAAATTCAAGCTCCACAAATACCCATAAATTATAGAAAACGTCGATcaataaatgaaaacaaatttataaatccaAATCATACGGGATTGATTGATATTAATAGCaatgtgaaaaaattagtaaaaagaTCTAGTGACGGTACTAGTGAATGTGCCCAAACTGGTGCGGCTGTTATGGTGAATCGTAACCAG ACAGCAGTTGTAGCAATTTCTTGCGATGATCGTCAAAAAGACGGTAAGTGGTATTACACGGATCTGTTCTACAACACAAATTGGATAAGCGATGTCCTGAATGATTGGAACAAGCCGCATGAGAATAAGCAAAGTGTACCAAACAGAATAACTGGAGCTCCTACTGCTAATGATAATGCGACAAATCCACGTGGATGTGGAAACTGtatcttcaatttttacatatcTGTGGGCTGCAAAGAAAAAGGAAACTGTCCGAAAGGTTCTCGAGTTATGACAAATGGGCCAACGGCAAGTCATAATGTGCGCCAAGTAACAAATCGCGAGTTTATAGACAATTGGTCGCATGCCAACCAAGATCCGAATAGATGGAGTAAACAAGCTATTACCAACGACAATATTCAACAAACGTTACAGCCCCCTGTTGCTAAATGTCGCGATAACTCTCCCGAATGTTTGAATTCTGTGGGGAATCAGGATGTTTTTAAGCCTCTATCTGTTTTCAGAAATGGTGACATTCCGATTATTGTCAGAGCGCAAAATCAGTCGATCATTAATAGATACGGGCAGTACCATCCAGCTTATGATGGGTTAAGGCGTTTTGGCAATCATCCTTGGATTGTGAGGaaggtgaaaaaaaatcaaaaacaagCTCTCTTTGCGCTCAGGAATTCagcaaacaaaaaatatataaaaggaGAAATGGGCAATGGGTTAAGAAGAAGACACGTAAGTTCTTCTGGAAAAACAAATGAACAGGTCAGAAATAGAAAACATGctaaatcataa
- the LOC123275243 gene encoding uncharacterized protein LOC123275243, which yields MCSGAILTATHAITTASCMHFADLYEQHIDAELAVLVGAATSLPYVIKINRYEMHPNYVYNVDSPDHPTYNVAILFLNCGFSFLTGVIELPKLPKGIYDDVGHMCCSQKCQLLTVIQRVNNHHLIKPIEAQHLPPPVHDDDSLMTVPRRNFGLRRLYRLKKNIFPLIRRKRNPVKLAPAPSFLSKDTSLFAERSNSGKKVQIKRQNEVTKRKKKTKDILDVIADAKKGAKSKKQKSFDINDIKSINGRRKIIDDLKERIASNLMQVDEKLTSIDWSKIEEETKPKVRVTDQEKIEKFAKEIVDETMGRLEEVLETNVTSDVGAKRKDSVNNKKNILLSMMGESKDPEILKNFAEIFSNVIKSAIPPNNASRISVSSDITIEKKDLTDPRSRYHKCPPLGSPVFRNRTLVAMVAYTCDDVESWVEWKYVSLSRNLNWIRQRTSVAQNQKPTMCATEFAGSDFSEAGLSLNYGDEIIQKSALFKKQSPSYLETFDNTYKPVDETLKGVRETNNENDNSRAFTIPSVHPKLSDWQIGPDPTKNPSWPPNGVPPPSNKGRFVAVSNVNSNTCFTKPDGSTDCRTVSNTYTLE from the exons ATGTGCAGTGGTGCTATTTTGACAGCGACACATGCCATTACAACAGCGTCCTGCATGCACTTTGCCGATTTATACGA GCAACACATCGATGCCGAACTGGCTGTTCTTGTTGGCGCTGCAACATCGTTACCCTACGTCATCAAAATAAATCGCTATGAAATGCATCCGAATTATGTTTATAATGTTGACAGCCCTGACCACCCGACTTACAATGTtgcaattttgtttttgaattgcGG ATTTAGCTTTCTTACTGGGGTTATTGAGTTGCCAAAGCTGCCCAAGGGTATTTATGATGACGTCGGTCACATGTGCTGTAGCCAAAAATGCCAGCTTTTGACGGTTATACAAAGAGTCAAT AATCACCATCTTATTAAACCGATAGAAGCTCAGCATTTGCCTCCACCGGTTCACGACGACGACAGTTTAATGACAGTACCGAGACGTAATTTTGGATTAAGAAGACTGTACCGGCTTAAAAAGAATATATTTCCCTTGATAAGGAGAAAAAGGAATCCGGTTAAGCTCGCTCCAGCGCCGTCATTCTTATCAAAGGATACGTCTTTGTTTGCTGAAAGAAGCAACAGTGgtaaaaaagttcaaattaaACGACAAAATGAAGTTACGAAACGGAAAAAGAAAACTAAGGACATACTAGACGTAATTGCTGATGCCAAGAAAGGAgcaaaaagtaaaaaacaaaaatctttTGATATCAACGACATCAAAAGTATCAACGGCAGAAGGAAAATTATCG ATGATCTGAAAGAGAGAATAGCGTCGAATTTGATGCAAGTTGATGAAAAACTTACGTCAATTGACTGGAGTAAAATAGAGGAGGAAACAAAACCAAAAGTCCGAGTAACCGATcaggaaaaaattgaaaaatttgccAAGGAAATTGTTGACGAGACGATGGGTCGTTTGGAAGAAGTTTTAGAAACCAATGTGACTAGCGATGTTGGAGCCAAGCGTAAAGAtagtgttaataataaaaaaaatattttactctcGATGATGGGCGAGTCAAAAGATCCGGAGATACTTAAGAATTTtgctgaaattttttctaatgtcATTAAGAGTGCAATACCTCCTAACAATGCCAGTCGTATATCAGTGTCGTCAGATATCACAATTGAGAAAAAAGATTTGACTGATCCTCGATCAAGGTATCACAAGTGTCCTCCTCTTGGTTCGCCAGTTTTCAGAAATCGTACTCTG GTCGCGATGGTCGCTTACACATGTGATGACGTAGAAAGCTGGGTCGAGTGGAAATACGTGAGCTTATCAAGAAATTTAAACTGGATCCGTCAAAGAACATCAGTAGCTCAAAATCAGAAGCCTACAATGTGTGCCACCGAGTTTGCTGGCAGTGACTTTTCTGAAGCAGGCTTGAGTTTGAATTACGGAGACGAGATTATCCAAAAATCAGCTCTGTTCAAAAAACAGAGCCCATCGTATCTTGAGACATTCGATAACACTTACAAGCCTGTTGACGAGACACTGAAAGGCGTCAGAGAAACAAACAACGAGAACGATAACTCCAGGGCGTTTACAATTCCCAGCGTGCATCCGAAGTTATCAGACTGGCAAATTGGGCCTGACCCGACGAAGAACCCTTCATGGCCGCCGAATGGGGTCCCACCTCCGAGCAATAAGGGAAGATTCGTAGCAGTGAGCAACGTTAATTCAAATACCTGCTTCACAAAACCCGATGGGTCTACGGACTGTCGAACGGTCTCTAACACGTACACGCTGGAGTAA